One Rhodococcus sp. P1Y DNA window includes the following coding sequences:
- a CDS encoding glycosyltransferase gives MMLRDGRSVVPDNRFDLAPEPAGLPTVSVVIPYYDQPRQLDLVLAALTLQDYPPEKIDVVVADDGSAVPPALGPWTPRLDVSSVRQEDEGFRAAAARNLGAAASVGTILCFLDADTVPAPDYLRRAVRLPSVLPDALVVGRRKHTDLSEFTPTSLRRWMADAVLRQDSNENEPSWLVDGYRRTDNLLFPGWDGYKYIISAVLTCSRELFDDVGGFDSSFTSYGGEDWEFANRAFMMGAVFAHEPDAVAWHDGPDWGERDVARRTEQKNGEALALAPLITDPAARMAGLRYRVPDVAVTVSVDGHSPASLTSTVASILRQGDCAVWLVGEDAEAVHGRLGVWDSRIRIGRPDESILGRARFSIDVVGRVRFADESLNKMEDLLGPGRAGGVVVEFEVSSGASVTVWTSRAIHRARRWVSYSDFDDSDLRTALFGVRHVGTVDLGLTVVADEPWLSW, from the coding sequence ATGATGCTGCGTGACGGGCGCTCGGTGGTGCCCGACAATCGCTTCGACCTTGCACCGGAGCCTGCTGGGCTGCCGACGGTCAGTGTCGTGATTCCGTACTACGACCAGCCGCGACAGCTCGATCTCGTGCTCGCTGCCCTGACATTGCAGGACTATCCGCCGGAGAAGATCGACGTAGTCGTTGCCGACGACGGCTCGGCGGTGCCGCCCGCGCTAGGTCCGTGGACCCCGCGGCTCGACGTGTCTTCGGTTCGCCAGGAGGACGAGGGGTTCCGCGCTGCCGCGGCACGAAATCTTGGCGCCGCGGCGTCCGTCGGAACGATTCTGTGTTTCCTGGACGCCGACACCGTGCCCGCTCCGGACTACCTACGCCGAGCTGTCAGGCTGCCCTCGGTGCTTCCCGACGCGCTGGTGGTCGGACGCCGGAAGCACACAGACCTGTCCGAGTTCACGCCGACATCGCTGCGCCGGTGGATGGCCGACGCTGTACTCCGACAGGATTCGAACGAGAACGAACCGTCCTGGTTGGTCGACGGTTACCGCCGGACCGACAATCTGCTTTTCCCGGGATGGGACGGATACAAATACATCATCAGTGCGGTGCTGACCTGCAGTCGTGAATTGTTCGACGATGTAGGCGGTTTCGACTCTTCGTTCACGAGTTACGGTGGTGAGGACTGGGAGTTCGCGAACAGGGCGTTCATGATGGGAGCCGTGTTCGCACACGAACCCGATGCTGTTGCCTGGCACGACGGACCCGATTGGGGCGAGCGAGACGTCGCACGCAGGACCGAGCAGAAGAACGGCGAGGCCCTCGCGCTGGCGCCGCTGATCACCGATCCTGCGGCTCGGATGGCGGGTTTGCGGTATCGCGTACCCGACGTCGCGGTAACGGTGTCGGTCGATGGACACTCGCCTGCATCGCTGACGAGCACCGTCGCCTCGATACTTCGGCAGGGCGACTGCGCAGTGTGGCTGGTCGGCGAAGACGCGGAAGCCGTTCACGGCCGGCTGGGGGTGTGGGACTCACGCATTCGAATCGGTCGGCCGGACGAGTCGATACTCGGTCGAGCCCGATTTTCGATCGACGTCGTGGGCCGCGTGCGCTTCGCGGACGAATCGCTGAACAAGATGGAAGACCTACTCGGGCCGGGCCGAGCGGGCGGCGTCGTCGTCGAGTTCGAAGTGTCGTCCGGTGCGTCGGTGACGGTCTGGACCTCGCGGGCGATTCATCGCGCACGACGGTGGGTGAGCTACTCGGACTTCGACGACAGCGATCTTCGCACCGCGTTGTTCGGTGTTCGGCACGTCGGCACCGTCGACCTGGGTCTGACGGTCGTCGCCGACGAACCGTGGTTGAGCTGGTAG
- a CDS encoding TetR/AcrR family transcriptional regulator produces MSRSPPIRAIMDRDERRSMAQQPSGTNDVRYIADSVEPPGDALRTYGGRSVDDRRAERRSKFLAAALDVFSEKGYTASSVADLCKAAGLARRQFYDEFASREAALIALYDSIQADAKVATTEALSRTDSTDPHDLAAVAMAAYVESIGSDARRARISFVDSVGVSPMMEKHRMDERAVWRQFFESTIRGAVGVDYVPPGGYSMASTAFIGALIALVQQWSTTEPRPPIDDLTDVMVAFLDSIISR; encoded by the coding sequence ATGTCGAGGTCGCCGCCGATCCGCGCGATCATGGACCGAGACGAGAGGAGATCGATGGCGCAGCAACCGTCCGGCACGAATGACGTGCGGTACATCGCCGACTCCGTGGAACCTCCGGGCGATGCGCTCCGCACCTACGGTGGCCGATCCGTCGATGATCGCCGAGCCGAGCGGCGATCGAAGTTCCTGGCCGCCGCGCTGGACGTCTTTTCCGAAAAGGGTTACACCGCAAGCTCGGTAGCAGATCTCTGCAAGGCGGCCGGGCTTGCCCGCCGACAGTTCTACGACGAGTTCGCCAGCCGCGAGGCTGCTCTCATCGCGCTCTACGACTCCATTCAGGCGGACGCCAAGGTTGCAACCACCGAGGCATTGAGCCGCACCGATTCAACCGATCCTCACGATCTCGCGGCCGTAGCGATGGCAGCGTACGTCGAATCCATCGGAAGCGACGCACGACGAGCGCGAATTTCGTTCGTCGACAGCGTCGGAGTCAGTCCGATGATGGAGAAGCATCGAATGGACGAGCGGGCTGTGTGGCGTCAGTTCTTCGAGAGCACCATTCGGGGCGCAGTGGGTGTGGACTACGTGCCGCCCGGGGGCTATTCGATGGCGTCGACAGCCTTCATCGGCGCGCTCATTGCCTTGGTTCAACAATGGAGCACGACGGAACCTCGGCCGCCGATCGACGATCTCACGGACGTCATGGTTGCCTTCCTGGATTCGATCATCTCCCGCTGA
- a CDS encoding lipase family protein has product MGLPAGAQPIPAFPKIPELDAEFYSPSADIVEAASPGEIISSRPVNVANLGVIPVNVDAWQLSYRSNNSRDVAIPAVATVLKPRGVTTEPRPLLSYQIAEDSLGGYCASSYVLQQGSIPWPLTGAVTGGGQFLEIQAALAQGWAVVVPDHQGPNSSFASGPLAGRITLDGIRAAENFDQLGLAGRDTKVGMLGYSGGSIATGHAAELRSSYAPDLNIVGAAEGGIVADVGALVDNANNALGSGIVASGIIGVSREDPEMATFVAQHLNPLGQALFAAKDNLCVAWNSSIFPFLNLKGLFDTPGDPLLEPEAQRVLAKLRMGQRVPDVPMYMFQSNPDWLVPVGPVNRLVDAYCADPAASVVYTRDHFSEHLTLDVIGLPKALLWLGDRFAGIPAQQGCSTTDVGSMALDPETWPVWQRTVGDLVAGLFGTPIGS; this is encoded by the coding sequence ATGGGTCTACCCGCGGGGGCGCAGCCGATACCCGCGTTCCCGAAAATCCCCGAGCTCGACGCGGAGTTCTACTCTCCGTCCGCCGATATCGTCGAAGCGGCGTCGCCGGGGGAGATCATCTCGTCACGCCCGGTCAACGTCGCGAACCTGGGGGTCATCCCGGTCAATGTCGATGCGTGGCAATTGTCCTACCGGTCCAACAACAGCCGGGACGTGGCGATTCCTGCCGTTGCCACCGTTCTGAAGCCTCGTGGCGTAACGACCGAACCACGGCCGCTGCTGTCGTATCAGATCGCCGAGGACTCTCTCGGCGGATACTGCGCGTCGTCCTATGTGCTGCAACAAGGTTCGATTCCATGGCCGCTGACCGGCGCCGTCACCGGCGGCGGGCAGTTCCTGGAGATTCAAGCAGCCCTCGCGCAGGGGTGGGCAGTGGTGGTCCCCGACCATCAGGGGCCGAACTCCTCGTTCGCGTCGGGTCCACTGGCAGGGCGGATCACGTTGGACGGAATCAGGGCGGCCGAGAATTTCGACCAGCTCGGTCTCGCGGGCAGGGACACCAAGGTGGGCATGCTCGGCTATTCCGGTGGCTCGATCGCGACCGGCCATGCGGCTGAGCTGCGCAGCTCGTATGCGCCTGATCTGAACATTGTCGGAGCGGCCGAAGGCGGCATCGTCGCGGATGTCGGGGCGCTCGTGGACAACGCGAACAATGCGCTCGGCTCGGGCATCGTCGCCTCCGGAATCATCGGCGTGAGCCGCGAGGACCCCGAGATGGCCACGTTCGTCGCGCAGCACCTGAATCCTCTCGGCCAGGCCTTGTTCGCCGCCAAGGACAACCTGTGTGTCGCGTGGAATTCGTCGATCTTCCCGTTCTTGAATCTCAAGGGATTGTTCGACACCCCGGGTGATCCCCTGCTCGAGCCGGAGGCCCAGCGCGTTCTCGCCAAACTCCGAATGGGACAACGGGTTCCCGATGTCCCGATGTACATGTTCCAGTCGAATCCCGATTGGCTCGTACCCGTCGGACCGGTCAACCGATTGGTCGACGCCTACTGCGCAGACCCCGCCGCGAGCGTCGTGTACACGCGGGACCATTTCAGTGAGCACCTGACCCTCGACGTGATCGGCTTGCCGAAGGCGCTGTTGTGGCTGGGAGACCGCTTCGCCGGAATACCTGCGCAACAGGGCTGCAGTACTACCGACGTCGGGTCGATGGCACTGGATCCCGAGACGTGGCCGGTGTGGCAGCGCACGGTGGGCGACCTCGTAGCAGGGTTGTTCGGGACGCCGATCGGTTCCTAA
- a CDS encoding DICT sensory domain-containing protein produces MSTGRSPASELTLVDSGAHRVDLLSDACVVDDRSLMSNPADLLARVDRARDEHRRIAVTDVGTRPESLSILPLIEPDIIVLAPELAGANADVSAAARALHVLAAQAERTGAVIIASGVDSERHRRRALALGATYGMGELFPPVSAAKYPAKGPMTTPTWSTPPADSRSPFDIASAEQPSTVSTKQLLIEMSTQIELQASDAGPDTLTLGTFQHARQFSTRTRRRWQTMAARTAYTGVYGIEMADVSTPGIVTCSLDPVDDLVEEWNVVVLGQFFCCTLSAKDLHSGNSDHEREFEYVVSHDRGTVVRCARAVLSRFEARRAARPFGRAAGEHDRTD; encoded by the coding sequence GTGAGTACCGGGCGAAGTCCAGCATCGGAATTGACCCTCGTAGACAGCGGCGCGCATCGGGTCGACCTGCTCTCCGACGCCTGTGTCGTCGACGACAGATCCTTGATGTCGAATCCTGCGGACCTGCTGGCCCGGGTGGACCGCGCGAGAGACGAACACCGTCGGATCGCGGTAACCGATGTCGGCACCCGGCCGGAGTCGCTGTCGATATTGCCCCTCATCGAACCCGACATCATCGTTCTCGCCCCGGAACTCGCAGGCGCGAACGCCGATGTCTCCGCCGCTGCACGCGCACTTCACGTGTTGGCTGCTCAAGCCGAACGCACCGGTGCAGTCATCATCGCGAGCGGCGTCGACTCCGAACGTCACCGGAGACGGGCACTGGCCCTGGGCGCGACTTATGGAATGGGCGAACTGTTCCCGCCCGTCTCCGCTGCCAAGTACCCGGCAAAGGGACCGATGACCACACCGACGTGGAGTACGCCGCCAGCGGACTCTCGTTCACCGTTCGACATCGCGTCCGCCGAACAGCCCAGCACGGTCAGCACCAAGCAACTCCTCATCGAGATGAGCACGCAGATCGAGTTACAGGCGTCCGACGCCGGACCGGACACGTTGACCCTCGGCACATTTCAGCACGCCCGCCAATTCTCCACCCGCACAAGGCGACGCTGGCAGACAATGGCCGCCAGGACCGCCTACACCGGTGTGTACGGCATCGAGATGGCCGATGTCTCGACGCCGGGAATCGTAACCTGCTCGCTCGATCCGGTAGACGACTTGGTCGAGGAGTGGAACGTTGTCGTTCTCGGTCAGTTCTTCTGCTGCACCCTCTCCGCCAAAGATCTACACAGCGGCAACAGCGACCACGAACGCGAATTCGAATACGTGGTCTCGCACGATCGGGGAACGGTTGTCCGATGTGCTCGTGCGGTCCTGTCGCGCTTCGAGGCACGGCGAGCTGCCCGCCCCTTCGGCCGGGCAGCTGGAGAACACGACAGGACCGATTAG
- a CDS encoding recombinase family protein, whose amino-acid sequence MTTPRMVTYARVSMDRSGVGKSVEQQVDALQAEALAHGWTLGPVVKDVGIGASRFSTKDRPGYAQLKTILESGDILAVWETSRATRRTDEWAALTELCRARGVRLFTGTRLLDLDDPDDEQQANQSHVAAVYETAKTRKRVKRDVDARAKLGKVHAQLGFGYRRVFDPATGDKTWELDPVAADAIREAVDGLLAGTTTIYRIVKRWNDSGLTTSTGKPWQTRTLRQMLLRESLAGIRVLRGQKLDGPAVWEPIITESQHRQLVARYGNQADPNPRRGLEVKHLLTGIATCYKCGQTVNWQNRPDKVPQYRCPTGHVSRQAEEVDKLAVRHLRRLIEQWRVDGFFAEAEPDAAHEHLEEAARLEKLLADVDAAYSRGDISIDRLAAQETALRPRIEAARERAASVATNPILYALAFDSAVTWESADVPQRRSFVRACLRIEIQPTGRGQRVFDPASVAFWDISRGASSILLLKE is encoded by the coding sequence ATGACGACACCCCGGATGGTCACCTACGCCCGTGTGAGCATGGACCGATCCGGCGTCGGCAAGTCCGTCGAACAGCAAGTAGACGCATTGCAGGCCGAAGCTCTGGCACACGGGTGGACTCTCGGCCCGGTAGTGAAGGACGTCGGTATCGGGGCATCGCGGTTCTCGACCAAGGATCGACCCGGCTACGCCCAACTGAAAACGATTCTCGAATCCGGTGACATCCTGGCCGTGTGGGAAACCTCTCGCGCTACTCGTCGCACGGATGAATGGGCCGCGCTGACCGAGCTGTGTCGCGCCCGTGGTGTCCGTCTGTTCACCGGTACCCGGTTGCTGGACCTCGACGACCCGGACGACGAGCAGCAGGCCAATCAGAGCCACGTCGCCGCCGTCTACGAGACAGCGAAGACCCGAAAGCGCGTCAAGCGCGACGTCGACGCACGGGCGAAGCTCGGTAAGGTGCACGCTCAACTCGGATTCGGATACCGACGCGTGTTCGACCCCGCAACCGGCGACAAGACATGGGAACTCGACCCCGTGGCAGCCGACGCAATCCGAGAAGCAGTGGACGGACTGCTGGCCGGAACAACGACGATCTATCGAATAGTTAAGCGCTGGAACGATTCCGGTCTGACTACGAGCACGGGTAAACCGTGGCAGACTCGCACTCTGCGGCAGATGCTCCTCCGTGAGTCATTGGCCGGTATCCGTGTGCTGCGCGGTCAGAAGCTCGACGGCCCTGCCGTGTGGGAGCCGATCATCACCGAGTCGCAGCACCGGCAACTCGTGGCGCGGTACGGCAATCAGGCCGACCCGAACCCACGGCGCGGACTCGAAGTGAAACACCTGCTGACCGGCATCGCCACGTGTTACAAGTGCGGCCAAACGGTCAACTGGCAGAATCGGCCCGACAAGGTTCCCCAGTATCGTTGTCCTACAGGCCATGTCAGCCGCCAGGCCGAGGAGGTCGACAAGCTCGCAGTGCGCCACCTACGCCGGTTGATAGAGCAATGGAGGGTCGACGGATTCTTCGCCGAGGCAGAACCGGACGCCGCGCACGAACACCTCGAAGAGGCCGCACGGCTGGAAAAGCTGCTGGCCGACGTCGACGCAGCCTACTCACGCGGTGATATCTCGATAGACCGTCTGGCGGCGCAGGAGACGGCACTACGACCCCGGATCGAGGCAGCCCGTGAACGTGCCGCGTCCGTCGCGACGAACCCGATTCTGTACGCGCTGGCGTTCGATTCGGCGGTGACGTGGGAGAGTGCTGATGTGCCGCAGCGCCGGTCGTTCGTGCGTGCGTGCCTGCGGATCGAGATACAGCCGACCGGTAGGGGGCAGCGCGTGTTCGATCCGGCGTCGGTGGCGTTCTGGGACATCAGTCGCGGCGCGTCGTCGATCCTGCTGCTCAAAGAATGA
- a CDS encoding helix-turn-helix domain-containing protein — MPEYFFTLDEVAATLKLQKRTIQYYISRGQLKAHKLGTAQNSPVRIAQADLDAFLTTQRAR; from the coding sequence ATGCCGGAATATTTCTTCACCCTGGACGAGGTAGCCGCAACCCTCAAGCTCCAAAAGCGCACCATTCAGTACTACATCAGCCGAGGGCAGCTCAAAGCGCACAAGCTCGGCACCGCCCAGAACTCGCCCGTACGGATCGCTCAGGCCGACCTCGACGCGTTCCTGACTACTCAGCGCGCACGATGA